One part of the Vicia villosa cultivar HV-30 ecotype Madison, WI linkage group LG6, Vvil1.0, whole genome shotgun sequence genome encodes these proteins:
- the LOC131614133 gene encoding cyclin-dependent kinase F-3-like, producing MKLCCNPSLRFYSENLLVTNDVLKIADFGLAREVSSMPPYTQYVSTRWYRAPEVLLQSACYTPAVDMWAIGAILAELFTLTPIFPGESFGNWFNYNGYAVSARDGNLNYVSGLDSWRDSSDSYKYDIPFFTFLSELITMTVRNSKGKEFGYASRPSQKGEYSSMVIVMWVMKGERCQTSPLCFHLEYGHSLEELKKHMVEEAGSSHNSQAIKDTTS from the exons ATGAAACTTTGTTGCAACCCGTCATTGAGGTTCTATTCAGAAAATTTGCTGGTGACAAATGATGTTCTTAAAATTGCTGATTTTGGACTGGCTAGAGAAGTATCATCAATGCCTCCATATACTCAATATGTTTCCACACGATG GTACAGAGCTCCTGAAGTTTTGTTGCAGTCCGCATGTTATACTCCTGCTGTTG ACATGTGGGCTATTGGTGCTATATTAGCTGAGCTTTTTACTTTGACCCCCATATTTCCTGGTGAAAG TTTCGGTAATTGGTTTAATTATAATGGCTACGCTGTTTCTGCACGAGATGGGAACTTAAACT ATGTCAGTGGACTTGATTCGTGGAGAGACTCTTCCGAttcatataaatatgacattccCTTCTTTACCTT CTTGAGTGAGCTAATTACTATGACAGTAAGAAATTCCAAAGGTAAGGAATTTGGCTAT GCAAGTAGGCCAAGTCAGAAAGGAGAGTATAGTAGCATGGTAATAGTGATGTGGGTCATGAAAGGTGAAAGGTGTCAAACCAGCCCACTT TGCTTTCATTTAGAATATGGTCACAGTTTG GAAGAGTTAAAGAAGCACATGGTAGAGGAGGCAGGTAGCTCACATAATTCTCAAGCCATCAAAGATACTACAAGCTGA
- the LOC131614135 gene encoding probable glutathione S-transferase: MYFLVVVGSPFVIRVQIALALKGIDYKFIPESIANKSELLFKYNPVYKKIPVFVHNEKPISESLVILEYIDETWKQNPIFPSDPYQRAMARFWSKFIDDKCVAAALKSVFMVDEKERKKASEELSNGLQFLENELKDKFFGGEEIGIVDIAALFIPLLQEVAEFQLFTKGKFPKLHKWSREFSNHPVVKDTMPSKEQQFAYFKVVTEIFAALSK, encoded by the exons ATGTA TTTTCTTGTAGTGGTAGGAAGTCCTTTTGTGATCAGAGTTCAAATTGCTTTGGCATTGAAGGGAATTGACTACAAATTTATTCCAGAAAGCATAGCCAACAAAAGTGAACTTCTCTTCAAATACAATCCAGTTTATAAAAAGATTCCGGTTTTTGTTCACAATGAGAAACCTATATCAGAATCCCTTGTGATTCTCGAGTACATTGATGAGACATGGAAACAAAATCCAATCTTTCCTTCTGATCCTTACCAAAGAGCTATGGCGCGTTTTTGGTCCAAGTTCATCGATGATAAG TGTGTGGCTGCGGCTTTGAAATCTGTTTTTATGGTTGATGAGAAAGAACGCAAGAAGGCTAGTGAAGAATTGTCGAACGGTTTACAGTTTCTTGAGAATGAGTTGAAGGACAAGTTCTTTGGAGGAGAAGAGATTGGCATTGTGGATATTGCTGCTCTCTTCATCCCTTTACTGCAAGAAGTGGCAGAGTTTCAGTTATTTACCAAGGGGAAATTTCCAAAGCTACACAAATGGAGTAGAGAATTTTCCAATCATCCAGTTGTCAAAGACACTATGCCTTCAAAAGAACAACAATTTGCATATTTCAAAGTTGTCACTGAAATATTTGCTGCTCTATCAAAATAG
- the LOC131609309 gene encoding probable glutathione S-transferase produces the protein MATNQEDVKLLGALGSPFVCRVTLALNLKGIEYEFVVEKLANKSELLLKYNPVYKKVPVFVHNDKPISESLVILEYIDETWKQNPILPSDPYKRSLARFWSKFIDDKIMGPSFKSAFTADEEEREKNIAESSEALKILENELKDKFFGGEEIGFVDIAAVFIAFWIPLIQDVSGLQLFTAEKFPKLYKWSQEFLNHPVVKKSLPPRDPLFALFKGRYESLFNASK, from the exons ATGGCTACAAATCAGGAAGATGTGAAACTTTTGGGAGCTCTTGGAAGCCCATTTGTGTGCAGAGTAACTCTTGCTCTAAATCTGAAGGGAATTGAATATGAATTTGTTGTAGAAAAATTGGCTAACAAAAGTGAACTTCTTCTCAAATATAACCCAGTTTATAAGAAGGTTCCAGTTTTTGTTCACAATGACAAGCCCATATCAGAATCTCTTGTGATTCTTGAATACATTGATGAAACATGGAAACAAAATCCAATCTTGCCTTCTGATCCTTACAAAAGATCGTTGGCTCGTTTCTGGTCCAAGTTCATAGATGACAAG ATTATGGGCCCTTCATTCAAATCAGCTTTCACAGCTGATGAGGAAGAGCGTGAGAAGAATATTGCAGAATCATCTGAGGCTCTTAAGATTCTTGAGAATGAGTTGAAGGACAAGTTCTTTGGAGGAGAAGAGATTGGTTTTGTGGATATTGCTGCTGTGTTCATAGCTTTTTGGATCCCTTTGATTCAAGATGTATCAGGGTTGCAGTTGTTTACTGCTGAAAAGTTTCCAAAGCTTTACAAATGGAGTCAAGAATTTCTCAACCATCCGGTTGTGAAGAAAAGTCTGCCTCCTAGAGATCCTCTTTTTGCTTTATTCAAAGGTCGCTATGAGAGCCTTTTTAATGCTTCAAAATAG
- the LOC131614134 gene encoding uncharacterized protein LOC131614134 gives MLLLPTDKQGSIVIFISISVCNLLVKRCKSEIVEFTVNSLFNRRHRSIAATVNSVQPPPPSTLCSIAATVNSVQPPPPSTLCSIAATVNSVQPPPPSTLCSIAATQLDSFFLRNAVELGPFGPLAVTLMKMPRLSFCRVDELAFAVNKHDLGNYRPLITLYKDWGQSNFGKKLATINVYSYYMIRNTLFSADS, from the exons ATGTTACTTTTACCTACA gACAAACAGGGTAGTATTgtcattttcatttcaatttcagttTGCAACTTGCTTGTGAAGCGATGTAAATCTGAAATCGTAGAATTCACCGTCAACTCTCTGTTCAATCGCCGCCACCGTTCAATCGCCGCCACCGTAAACTCTGTTCAACCGCCGCCACCATCAACTCTCTGTTCAATCGCCGCCACCGTAAACTCTGTTCAACCGCCGCCACCATCAACTCTCTGTTCAATCGCCGCCACCGTAAACTCTGTTCAACCGCCGCCACCATCAACTCTCTGTTCAATCGCCGCCACACAACTCGActctttctttctaag AAATGCTGTGGAGCTTGGACCTTTTGGACCTTTGGCTGTTACTCTCATGAAAATGCCTCGTTTGAGTTTTTGTCGTGTTGATGAATTAGCTTTTGCAGTTAATAAGCATGATCTTGGGAATTACAGGCCTTTAATAACTCTCTATAAGGATTGGGGTCAAAGTAACTTTGGTAAAAAACTTGCTACTATTAATGTTTATTCTTATTACATGATTAGGAACACATTGTTTAGTGCTGATAGTTAA